The following are from one region of the Salvia hispanica cultivar TCC Black 2014 chromosome 1, UniMelb_Shisp_WGS_1.0, whole genome shotgun sequence genome:
- the LOC125195807 gene encoding uncharacterized protein LOC125195807: MDRFAKLDKYLMVLIEDIMRKQQVARISILGHIIRRLNKRRKRRRLQNVLRYSILDRMPAQIRHMNRLVRVSDTDCLVNLRMDRNAFGRLCGIFRQLGIIRDKRFLCIEEQVAIFLGVLAHHKKNRIVRFNFLRSGHTVSKYVHEVMAAVIKLHNKFLVKPEPINAGCVDWRWKHFQGCLGALDGTFINVLVRGEHKPKFRNRKGQITTNTLAACDRHMRFTYVLPGWEGSAGDARVLRNAITRPNGFRVPIGNYYLCDNCYANSLGFLTPYRGVRYHLKEWGPDAIRPQNPIELYNMRHTKARNVIERAFAVLKMRWGILRSASFYPIKVQVRLIMCCFLLHNYVRGEMAVDPLDDLINTWTGDGSAADELNANDYVDGIEATTDWNRFRDDLAQKMWTEVWINVDLNN, encoded by the exons ATGGATCGGTTTGCCAAGCTAGACAAGTATTTGATGGTTTTGATTGAAGACATTATGCGAAAACAACAAGTAGCAAGGATTTCTATTTTGGGGCACATCATTAGGCGATTAAATAAACGGAGAAAGAGAAGACGATTGCAAAATGTTCTCCGATACAGCATCCTAGACCGAATGCCTGCTCAAATTAGACACATGAATCGACTTGTGCGTGTTAGCGATACTGACTGTCTCGTTAACCTCCGGATGGACCGAAATGCTTTCGGTAGGTTGTGTGGTATTTTCCGACAGCTTGGTATAATACGCGACAAACGGTTCTTGTGTATCGAGGAGCAAGTTGCCATCTTCCTTGGCGTCTTAGCACATCACAAGAAAAACCGTATTGTCCGTTTCAACTTTTTGAGGTCGGGCCACACGGTCTCCAAATATGTTCACGAGGTTATGGCAGCGGTCATAAAGTTGCACAATAAATTCCTTGTCAAGCCTGAGCCGATCAATGCAGGTTGTGTCGATTGGAGGTGGAAGCATTTTCAG GGTTGTCTCGGTGCGCTTGATGGAACCTTTATCAATGTGTTAGTCCGAGGAGAACACAAACCAAAATTCAGGAATAGGAAGGGCCAAATAACCACAAACACTTTAGCTGCGTGTGACAGGCACATGCGTTTCACCTACGTCTTGCCAGGGTGGGAAGGTTCTGCAGGAGATGCTCGTGTTTTGAGGAACGCCATTACTCGACCTAATGGCTTCAGAGTGCCTATTG GAAACTATTACCTTTGCGACAATTGCTACGCCAATAGCCTTGGATTTCTTACCCCATACCGAGGCGTGAGGTACCACTTGAAAGAATGGGGGCCAGATGCTATTCGGCCTCAGAATCCTATTGAGTTGTACAATATGCGACACACCAAGGCTAGAAACGTTATTGAAAGGGCCTTCGCTGTTCTTAAGATGCGATGGGGAATTTTAAGGAGTGCATCATTTTACCCGATCAAAGTTCAAGTTCGTCTCATCATGTGTTGCTTCCTACTCCATAATTATGTGCGGGGCGAGATGGCAGTAGATCCATTAGATGACTTGATTAACACTTGGACTGGCGATGGGAGTGCTGCAGATGAGTTAAATGCAAACGACTACGTCGATGGAATAGAGGCCACTACTGACTGGAACCGATTTAGAGATGATCTAGCACAGAAAATGTGGACAGAGGTATGGATTAATGTAGATCTCAATAACTAG
- the LOC125201617 gene encoding probable trehalose-phosphate phosphatase H: MLSQNVDWKSGINMEIKEKKFLDMSSTARINAMRASSPTHIKSHSLSLHNVQQRSALDMFEQITNASKGKQIVMFMDYDGTLSPIVDDPDRAFMSDAMRATVRKLATYFPTAIVSGRCRDKVYSFVRLAELYYAGSHGMDIKGPSKHSKGGEAILFQPATQYLPIIDEVYKALLVVTKDTPGATVENNKVCLSVHFRRVHENKWAELAKQVGSVLEAYPEFRLTQGRKVFEIRPTIKWDKGKALEFLLESLGYANCADVYPIYIGDDRTDEDAFKVLREMGQGSGILVSKIPKDTNASYLLQEPSEVMAFLRRLVDWKRLSLRKQFMLKARLEGIKMSLPI; encoded by the exons ATGCTAAGCCAAAATGTGGATTGGAAATCAGGTATTAATATGgaaataaaggaaaagaagtTCCTTGACATGAGCAGCACGGCTAGAATCAACGCTATGAGAGCTTCATCTCCCACTCACATCAAATCTCACTCCCTCTCCCTACATAAT GTGCAACAACGATCGGCTTTGGACATGTTCGAACAAATCACAAACGCATCAAAGGGAAAGCAGATTGTCATGTTTATGGACTATGACGGCACGCTTTCTCCCATCGTCGATGATCCGGATCGAGCCTTCATGTCCGATGCA ATGAGGGCGACCGTCAGAAAACTTGCTACATACTTTCCCACTGCTATAGTCAGTGGGAGATGCAGAGACAAG GTGTATAGTTTTGTGCGTCTAGCAGAGCTGTATTATGCAGGTAGCCACGGCATGGACATAAAAGGCCCTTCCAAACACTCCAAA GGAGGTGAGGCTATTCTTTTCCAACCTGCCACTCAATACCTTCCCATTATTGACGAG GTTTACAAAGCACTATTGGTGGTCACAAAAGATACTCCAGGTGCTACCGTCGAGAACAACAAAGTTTGTCTCTCTGTACATTTCCGACGTGTTCATGAGAAT aAATGGGCTGAACTTGCTAAACAAGTTGGATCAGTGCTGGAGGCGTACCCTGAATTTCGATTGACTCAAGGGAGAAAG GTTTTCGAAATTCGTCCTACCATCAAATGGGACAAAGGAAAGGCTCTAGAATTTCTATTAGAATCACTTG GGTATGCTAATTGTGCTGATGTGTATCCTATCTACATTGGAGATGATCGAACTGATGAAGATGCGTTTAAG GTTCTAAGGGAAATGGGCCAAGGATCTGGAATTCTTGTTTCCAAGATTCCAAAAGACACAAATGCATCGTATTTGTTGCAAGAACCATCTGAG gTCATGGCATTTCTACGACGTCTAGTGGATTGGAAAAGATTATCGCTAAGAAAACAGTTCATGCTAAAAGCTAGACTTGAAGGGATTAAAATGTCATTACCGATTTGA